Below is a genomic region from Lemur catta isolate mLemCat1 chromosome 15, mLemCat1.pri, whole genome shotgun sequence.
GCCAACCACTCAATATTATATGAGAAGAGCACAATCCTCCCCCTCCATTGGGCCCCTCATTCTGCATCTACAGAGGGTGACAAGCTCAGTACAGCTGAAGTGGAGGGCTGAGGGTGACAGTGACCATGAAGGACCATGAGGGGCCTCACAGTAAAGTCTGCAGACTCCCCAGTGGATAAAACTTCTCTCTCTGAAGCCCTGGCCATGTGCCAGCCAGTGGCCTATGAAGTCTGTCCCCTGGAAATCACTTGGATGGGAGGCTGCTGGGCGTAGCAGAGACAAGGCCAATCACCCCTCACGGGGGTCACTTCCCCTGGgagagtgtggggtggggagggaggaagaggtcaAGAGAGGAGCCGAGAGAAACAGCTAAAAGCAGAAAGGGCAAGTGGCCCAGCCTGCTCAGCTGCTGTCTGCCCTGTGGCCTTCTAGGATTTCCTGCCGGAAAGCCTTGTCCCACTGCCAGCGCCTCAGCAGTGCTCCCGAAGTCCTTCTTCATACTTAGGGCTGCAGGAAGCATTTAAAAAGTTGCTAGAAGATTTGGCCTGGGGGCCACAGTTTGCTGAGCCATCTCCCCTTGCCAGGTATCATGCGAACACCTAGCCAGGGAGACGCGAGGAGGATTCCTGGGGAATACTGTCTTTGCTCTTAAAATAAGAGAGAAACGTGGGAAGAGATGGCTGCCTCATCTGCTGCCCTTTGTCCTGTTGGGATGTGGCGACCGGATCCCATCTTGTGACCATGAgcggagagagagggaaagaaactgGCCCAGGCGCCACCTCAGAGCTGCTGAACCCACCAGCCCTGGTTCCTTCACCTCACAGACAATAACAAATCCTCTTCATTAGTAAGGCTGTCTGAACTGGGGGTGGAGGATGTGTAAGTGGCTGGAAACCAACCCTCAGCCAAAGTCAAATCAAATGCAAGGGCCTGGTGCTGCCACTGTGTGCGTGAGCTGCAACACCTCGTGTCCTATAGCTGATAGGCAGCCAGGTGAGCAGAGAGCGAGCCACGGCTCCAGGTCACTTACTGCAGGAGATGCAAAAAAAGAGGGTTTCTGAGATGAGACCTGCTGTGGGCCCGTGTTCTAGGATAGTCCAGTCAAAGCAGCCCCCGTTTTTTACCTGGGTGGCAGGCCCCTTACCATTCTTTTGAGCCAAGGCCTGGTCAATGAAGTCTGCAGCCCTTTCGAAGTAGGCGCTGAGGTTGAACTCCTGCGTGTCGTTGGCCTTGATGCCCAGGTAGGTGATGCCGGCATCCTTGTAGAAGTTGGCATTGGTGTTGACATGCATGAAGGACCTGCCCTCAGCAGCATTCAGGACATGGGTGATGCCCAGTTTCTGCAGCTTGGGGATATCCTGAGCCACAGACCTGGACAGGAGACAGCGGGAAGGGGCCATTAACTGACCAACTGGCAGGCccagggggaggagggtggggaaggctcTGAGCCTCTTGGCAAAGCAAGGAACCCTTGGGCCTGCCGGCTGCTCCAGCCTCATCTTATGATCTCTCCCTGCACTCCGGCCATATCATATTACCAGCAGCTTCCCCAAATAGACTGGTGGTTTCACGCCGacgctgtcccctctgcctggaatgcccttccccacctcctctgtAGACACGCACCCTCTCATCTTTCACCACCCTCTGCGGGGCTTCCTCATCTCCCCTCCATCCCATCTGGCACCATCTCCCTATCCTGTGGTGGCGGGAAGGCCAAGTGGTTAAAaatgggctctggggccagactgcctgggtctgAATGCGGCCCCATCACCAGCCAGACAACCTTGAGCAAgacacttaacctttctgtgcctcagtttccctctttgTGAAATGGGGGTGATGACAGTGTCTACTCCCTGGGGTTGTTACGAGTGTTCAATGGGCTAGTCCATTGATGGAGCCTGACACCGTAGTGATGCTACTATTCTAATGCTTGACGGTGCTCCTTTGTTCAGACATCCAGGCTCCGTGCTCCTTGAGGAGGAACCATATCTGTTTCAGGTCTGTCTCCCCGGGTACCTGCTgcggtacctggcacatagtaggtgctgaataaatagGGGGCGAATGAGCGAAAAGGAATGAAATCGTcatgtcccacccccacccacagaaGGATCCTTCCTACCACACTCCACGGGCCATGTTTCTGAGGCTCTCACAGGTGAGTTAGCACCTGGGGAGCAAGCAGCCCAGCAGAACTATGGGGGTTACAAAATACTTGATCTGAATGGTCCAAGGCCCCTTTATTTCATCTCACAAAACAGCCCGAATCAAACAGCAGTCTACATTTTACAAAACGCCACCTCCTACATGATCTCCTTTGCCCAGTTCACAGCCCTGTGAGGAGGGAAGGACTGCAATATCACCATGTGACACAGCTCTGGCCCAACAGGACACGTGGAGGGACGCGTATGTGTTCCTGTGAGCTGCGGATGACGGAGCAGGGAGGAAACCTCCTTTCCCCCGAcacccagccctgctctgtgTTCCACCTCACTCTGCTCTCATGCCCACATCCATTCAAAACTTCAAGACCTGGCAAACGTGGCTCACACAGGCTCCAtctctgccctgtgaggacaAGGCTGGAGCCCTGATGTTAAGGGACTCCCGACAGGTGCGGGAGCCCAAGTTCTCTTAGTACCTGATGCTCAGTTGATCATCCCTGCTGAGCACCTCCCACACCCCTGGCCAAGTCAAGGTCAGATTTCCTTAGAGGGCAATCAGCACCTGCCACTCTGGCTACTACCAGATGTTCACACCCTTGGTTCCTACTTGGAAAGCAGGGACAGCTGAGTGGCCAAAATGCCCAAGCAAGCAGAGATCTTGAGGCTGCCGAAGCCCACTTGCTGCTTGGGTAGTTGGGGGATAGGGTGGAGAGGGTGTCCCCAGAACTCTGCAATTACTAGGTCCTTTGGCTGGGACCATGGGACTCTGTTTTAGCTACTCCTGCTCATACGCAAACTATAAAGCAGTGGCTGCTAGAAAAAAACACTTTGAAGAGTCACTCCCATTCATCTCCCTTCTCTAATACTAATTAGACATTAAACAAATTGaccattatcattattactgCCTCTGCTATGCATGAACATTGAATAATGGAATAGACAAGACCTGTCCCCGTGAGGCTGGGGCCTGCCTCATGGACCCCTTCGAGCTCCATGATGACCCAAATTTCTGTGGCAGTCCTTGGCAGGTTAAGAAGCAGGTCCTAGCAGAGGTCAGGGGATACAGACATGAACGAGTCATTGACCTTGTCCTCACAATCCCTCAACTACTCTGAGCCACCATTTCCTCCTGTGTAAATGAGAGGAGGGATTAGTTCTGGGTTTTCAACATGCTGTCCCTTGGCTGGGCCCATGGAGCTTAGGACTTTGATCACTGGGTCTTCAGAGATGGCagtgtaggcatgctaatctatTCTTTCCTTTGGCTGGTATTTCAGAGCCTTTCAGGTTAATTAACACTGGTTGTCTCCTGCTGCTGAGAAATTCTTACTAGTAGTTTGaataagagaaaatggagaaatcaaTCTGACAAAAGAACCTGTaagtaataaataagaaatgcatTTCCTGGTGGTGAGAAGGTCTGGAACCTTTTCTAGGTGACGGCTCAGGTCCTTATGGGTTTATCACTGGATCGTTCTAGAATCTCACGTAAATCAAACCCTAGCTAGAAGGTGGGAGAAGAGGCCAGGAAATCCCGGCCCAGCTCGCTGAACTCCCAGGTTTGGGGTATTTAGATTCCCTGATCTGCGCCTGCCGGGCGGGGGTAAGTTCCACGCCCGGATTGTGACGTCAGCCCGTTGCCATGGCGGCGAAGGCAGACATTCCGCGGTGACCTCACTGCAGAACCAGGCAGCTGTCACATGACGCGCGGGCAGAAGACTGGCCGGGCGACAGAGGGCCACCTGTTAAGTGAACACGGTAGCCCCGACCCCGCCCGAGACCCAAGCGGGTGGCGGCTGAGGGCGGGGGCCAGGCGCTCCCGGGTTCCGGGCACCCGGCGACAGGGAAGGACGGCGCTGGGCCGGGCCGGGGTCCAGCCCCTCGGCCCCACGCGCGAGGGTGGGCGTCGACTCCggtcccctccccaccaacccCCGGTGCTCCCGGACGGGCGATCGCGCCGGGCTCCACCGACCCGCGCCTCCGGGTGGGCGGGTCGCCCCAGGCAGGGGCGGCGGGGTGCGCTGGCGAGGGGGACTCACGCGTTGCCCACGTAGATCCTCGGGGTGACCTCGTTGCAGGGCTGGCTCGGGAGGCTGTAGCAGCCGCTGCCGTCCGAGAGCAGATCGTTGAGATCTTGCACCGAGAGCTCGAACGGGCCCGACATGGCGGCTGCCCGGCCCTGCGCGCCGGGGCCCGCAGCGAGCTAGGGGGAGAGCGGCGGGTCAGCTGGGCGGGGGCTCGCCAGCCGgagccgccccgccccgccccgggggCGGGCCCGCCGGGCGCGGGAAGTTGCGGAGCGCGGGCGCAGTGACGCGTGGGCCACCCGCGCTCCACGCCGGGGAGGACGCGCGCCGCTGGGCGCCGAGCAGACCATCCGCGAGACCCCCGGGCGCGTCCCCGGGGTGGGGGGCGATGCCGCGCTCTTGACTCGGGGGTCTTCTCCCTACCCCAGGCTAAGGCAGCTTGTGTATCTTTTGTCAACTGGGAAGTGCAGTAACTTCCTTCACTGAGCCAAGTGGAAGAGCAATAAATGTACCTAATAAATGTACACCAAGGTGTGGCTTAGTTTTTTCGTGATTACAGGGACACTCGGGTTCCGCGTGTGAGCTGTTACGCTGCTGCCCACCAGCAGTGTTAGCATCTCCCCGACCCTTGCCAGAAACGCAGAATCTCCTCGCCTGCTGGATTGGAATGTCCATTTTACCTACGCCAGGAGATCCCTACGAAGGGCAGAGTCTGGGAAGCCTTACTCTGGGGCACATCTGCTTTCAACGTTCATGGACAGTCAGCATCGTGCTCAAAAGCTTGGGCTGTATGCACCAGCCAGGCTTGGAATTCTGACCCTGGcgaattaacctctctgagccgtttgctcagaaaaaaaaatcgagataataatagtacctaactcCTACAGTTGTTGGAAGAATTAAATGTGACATTCAAGGAAAGCGCCCAGCACTACATAATGAGCACTCAGTGTTAGTTAGCCCTTCCTCCCTGCATGAGCGAATGTGTCAAGCACCCACTGGGTGCTACACCCTGTGCTGGTGTGGAGCTAAATCAGACTCCGCAGCCCTTCCTGGAGCAGCTGTCAGCTCACCAGGAGCCACGTGGTATCAGCACCCCAGCAGTTCCTGAGCTCCCACTAAGTTCAAAAGACACAGTCTGTATTCTGAAAGAAAGCTGCCCTCCCCCACTGTCATGAAAACTGGCAATTCCCTTCCTCAAAAGAGCAAATATGATCTCTGGAATTCAGGGAACCCACATcctgagcccagctctgccaccaacttGGTTCTTGAGGAGCTTCATTGCTGCTCTGGacttgagtttcctcatctgcaaaatgaagggaATGGATCAGGTTATTGTCAAGGTCACCTTTCCCCTCCCCAGAAAGCTTGTGATCTTGCACCTTCAGGGAAACCACTGCAGTGGAGACTGCTTGGTTCACAGCCCAAGATATGTATCCAAGGCCAAAAtttctccacctccaccccatgccttcccacccctcccagcacacCACTCCTTTCCTTCTGGTGTGGATTGGCAGCATCTGCATGTAGGCAGGGGGAGAAGCTTGTGAGTTCCTTGACCCTCATTTTGACTTAGGCCGAGGTTAGCGTTAAAAATAGAAGCCCAGAGAAGAAGCCATGCTCTGCTGCTCCTACTCCTTTCCTGAGACTGGTCCCTGATGTCACAACTGGGTAGCTATGACGACCTGCCATGGGGACAGCTAAGCACCTCACAGAGGAGCCTGGGTACCTCATTTCTAAAGTGAGACTAGGAAGAGAAGATGAACAATTCCCTGGATTATCTGGCCTACCCTGTTATCGTCTCTAATCATAGGCAAAGCACAACCTTCAGAAAGAAACTGGACTTTGGGCACTACCTATTTCACAAGAATAGAATCCAAATAGGTACGTGGGCAGTTTGGGCTGGCCACTGCTCTCAGGGATTCTGGAAGGGTTCCCCCATGGAGATATTGACAGTAAACCAGACCGGGACATGGCTTTGGGATGATAGGGCCTTATCTGCTGAGTTTGGTCAAGAGGACATTAGCATCACCAGCAAAATTTATCTTCCACAGGGGAGTTCATTTGATGGAAACACTCATTTTAAACTCTTTAAAGCCAAGGTAGCTTAGAAAGAAGATAAGCCTTCAGAACCCAATGGACAGACTAATAATATTGGGAAAGGGTGGGAGAGAGGTTCTTTCATTGGATTACAAAGGACATTtggcctgggcacagtggctcacacccatattcgcagcactttgggagactgaagtgggaggatcacttgagaccaggagtttgagaccagtctggtctcaatatagcaagaccccatctctataaaaaagtagaaaaattagttggggttgggggttggcacacacttgtagtcccagctactcaggaggctgaggtgggaggatcgcttgagcccaggagttcaaggttataatAAGCTATGATCctgcactgcactccagcctgggcaacagagtgagaccccatctttaaaaaatgaataattaaaataaaataaaaaggacatttatctctgtaaattttactttttctagtcCTCACCATTCTTTCATTTCTGCTCAAAACTCTTCAGAGATGTCCATTTGGGAAATTAAACCAAACTGAAATTTCTGAACCAGATTAAGGTCATAATTCAAAATCATCCATTAGCCAGGGTCATTGCCTGTATGTGAGTTGGTTTTCTGAGGCTGCATTGGCATTCCTGTGATATAACACCACTCTCTTTTATCCCTCTTCCAGCGAAGCCTACTGTTGATACCAAACCTCCAGTGGCGCACAcacatcacattttaaaattgagcaAACTACAGGTATTTGTTCCTGCCATCTTCAGATgtattttatggatttttaatCTATGTCCTAAAGAGGTCCAATTTCCCAGAGCCTTCTAACTACCTGCCGAATTCAACGATGTGTTAATACTTCTTCCCATACACATCACCCGTTTCCTAAGCTCTGCCTCCAGTCTCCACTGTGGTCCTCAGTGTGCCCCCTTCCCACAATCCAAGAGAAGGGGGGTGCTAAGCCATCGTGTGCTGGAGGAAGTGTAGTGATGTCTCCATGGTGGGGTGCGGTTTCTTACCAggatgaacaaaagaaaatcgaCAAAATCGAGTACGAAAATAAGCAACTGTGCCAGAAAATTGCGAATGCCCAACGAGGCCCTGCCAAAGTGGATTGCTGGAATGAATATTTTACCAAGAGGTAGTGTATTCTTTCTCTTCGTTTCATTTTTGGAAAGTCAAAATTGACCTTCCCTGTGGGTTTCAGTGCGAGGTTCTCCCAAGTGAGAGTACATAAGGGAAGTTATCGTGAGGGATAACCAAAGAGACCACGTTAAAGacaatgaaaacttcaaaaatagGGACCTTTCTCTCGCAGTGAAGCGCTAACCTTTATTTCATCTAAGAGACTTTTCAGAGTCCTATTCAGTTTGTCACAAGAATTCACAGCACACTTTTGTAAAATGATGACCACGTGCTTTAGGCCTTTATAGAATGCtattaaatgtaacaaaataccataaacaaggtgcttataaacaacagaaatttattcctcacagttctagagTCTGGGAGTTCcaaagatcaaggcaccagcaaatttggtgtctggtgagggcctgcttctgGCTTCACCGACAGCCATCTTTTCACTATAATTTCACATGCAAAAGGGGCAAGGGGTCTCTCTCAGACTTCTTTGATAAGGGAACTAATTCCATTAGGAtgacctaaccacctcccaaaggccccacctcctaataggATCACCttaggagttaggatttcaacatatgaatgggggggagggtgtggggggacacagacattcagaccctAGCACCATAGCTGGGACTGtgacacacattttaaaatcagctcCACAAACATATCCTGAGCAACTGCTATCTGCTAGGCACCAGGGATACAAAGAGGAAATGACATGTATATTTCCTAACCTCAAAGAACTCAAGATCTTATAGGGGAGACATTTATGTAAATACCAGTGCAGTGTGGTCAGGGCTACAAAAGAAGCATATGCAAGGGTTAGAATTTGGTGGAGTGTGTATgtgagagggggtggggggggtgtcaAGATGCCTTTCCGGTATCCTGGTATAAGTTGAAAGCTGAGCGGAGTGACGTGAACCAAAACTTGTCACCAGCCATTTGTGATTTATCCCCAGGGAGACCTTCTCCCATTACATAAACCACAGGTTCTCAATTCTGATTTCACATTGTATTGCTTGGGGAACATTTACGAAATACAGATGCCCAAGGTCCACCCCAGACCAATAAAGTAGAATCTTCT
It encodes:
- the DUSP3 gene encoding dual specificity protein phosphatase 3 isoform X3; translation: MSGPFELSVQDLNDLLSDGSGCYSLPSQPCNEVTPRIYVGNASVAQDIPKLQKLGITHVLNAAEGRSFMHVNTNANFYKDAGITYLGIKANDTQEFNLSAYFERAADFIDQALAQKNGRVLVHCREGYSRSPTLVIAYLMLRQKMDVKSALSMLLFLDPKEEAGQ
- the DUSP3 gene encoding dual specificity protein phosphatase 3 isoform X2 — encoded protein: MSGPFELSVQDLNDLLSDGSGCYSLPSQPCNEVTPRIYVGNASVAQDIPKLQKLGITHVLNAAEGRSFMHVNTNANFYKDAGITYLGIKANDTQEFNLSAYFERAADFIDQALAQKNGRVLVHCREGYSRSPTLVIAYLMLRQKMDVKSALSMVRQNREIGPNDGFLAQLCQLNDRLVKEGKLKL
- the DUSP3 gene encoding dual specificity protein phosphatase 3 isoform X1 yields the protein MSGPFELSVQDLNDLLSDGSGCYSLPSQPCNEVTPRIYVGNASVAQDIPKLQKLGITHVLNAAEGRSFMHVNTNANFYKDAGITYLGIKANDTQEFNLSAYFERAADFIDQALAQKNGRVLVHCREGYSRSPTLVIAYLMLRQKMDVKSALSMLPNIPLCMDVQIRTVMWTSLRAGSRLKTRLPSKSRYSLLATDQWEQNLFKNAANKENIQFPLIRDRGFLENQVENDTR
- the CFAP97D1 gene encoding LOW QUALITY PROTEIN: sperm axonemal maintenance protein CFAP97D1 (The sequence of the model RefSeq protein was modified relative to this genomic sequence to represent the inferred CDS: substituted 1 base at 1 genomic stop codon), with protein sequence MNNSLDYLAYPVIVSNHRQSTTFRKKLDFGHYLFHKNRIQIAKPTVDTKPPVAHTHHILKLSKLQDEQKKIDKIEYENKQLCQKIANAQRGPAKVDCWNEYFTKSLNREWRNRELVRITVENQAILKRLGDRKPHYDRRASETDWQNSRRYIRNTTRYLLSXDD